The following DNA comes from Mycolicibacterium aromaticivorans JS19b1 = JCM 16368.
TGTCCTGGGTCTTCATCGCTTCGGTGAGGTCCGATCTGAGCCGGTCCTTGAGCTCCGCCATGGCGCAAACGCTACGCGCCCGGGATGGCGAGGACGTTGAGAAATACTTCGCCGCTCGACAGGATGGGCTGATGAGCTACGACGTCGGGGCTGTTCGCCGGTGACGGTACCCCCAGGACCGCCGCCGGGATGGCCTGGTCAACCGCCCTTCCCGCCTTCCGGATATCCCCCGCCGGGTTACCCGCCGCCGGGCTACGGGCCGCCGGGATATCCCCCGCCGGGCTACGGCCCCCCAGGGTTCCCGCCACCGGGCTACGGCCCCCCAGGGTTCCCGCCACCGGGCTACGGCCCCCCAGGGTTCCCGCCACCGGGCTACGGCCCCCCAGGGTTCCCGCCACCGGGCTACGGCCCCCCAGGGTTCCCGCCGCCCGGTTACGGCCCGCAGCTGCCCATGGCAGCCAAACCGGGCATCATTCCGCTGCGGCCGCTGTCGCTGAGCGACATCTTCAACGGCGCAGTCGGCTACATCCGGGCCAACCCGAAGGCGACGCTGGGTCTGACAACGGTCGTCGTGGTGATCACTCAGGCGCTCGCTCTCATCCTGCAGCTGGGTCCGCTGCTTTCGATGGGCAAGGTGGGCGCGCAGCGCGGCGAGGAGCTGTCCATGCCGGCGATGTTGGGCTCCGCGGCGTCCAGTGCGACTAGCGCGCTGACGACCGCTCTGGCTGGGATTCTGCTGTCCGGCATGCTCACCGTCGTCGTGGGCCGAGCGGTCTTCGGCACCAAGATCACCGTCGGCGAGGCGTGGCAGCGCGTCCGCGGCAGGCTGTGGGCACTGATCGGCTTCAGCGCCCTGGAAGTCCTCGCCGTCCTCCTGGTGGCCGGCGTGGTCGTGGCGGTCATCGCCGGTATTGCGGTGGCCGGCAACGGCACCGCTGCGGTGATCGTGGGCATTCCGCTGGTGCTCGGGTTGATCGCTGCGGTGGCCTACCTGTACACCGCACTGTCGTTCGCGCCCGCGGCCGTCGTACTCGAGCGCAAGCCGATCATGGCATCCATCCGGCGCTCGTTTGGCTTGGTACGCAACCACTTCTGGCGCATATTCGGCATTCGGCTGCTCGCATCGGTGGTGGCCGGTGTCATCGCCGGAGCGGTCGCCGTTCCGTTCAGCATCGCCGGGCAGGTGTTCCTTCTCGGAGCGGACTCCTCGGGACCGATAATCCTCGCCACCACATTGACCGCCATTGGAGGTGCGATCGCCCAGATCATCGTCGCGCCGTTCACCGCAGGTGTGACGGTGCTGCTGTACACCGACACCCGCATTCGCGCGGAGGCCTTCGATCTGGTGCTGCAGACCGGTGCCACCGCGGCGCCGGCGGAATCCGCGGCTGCCGACGATTTGTGGCTCACACCGCTGCGCTGACGCGCCGGATCACCATGTCTGTCATCGACATCGACCGGGAGGCCGCGCACGACGCGGCCCAGCGTGAGCTGGCCAAACCGATCTACCCGAAGGAATCGTTGACCGACAGGCTCAATGAGTGGCTTCAGGAACTGCTGTATCGGTTGATCGCAAAGGGGTCTTCCATTCCGGGCGGGTGGCTGACCATCGCGGTGCTGGCGATCGTGGTGCTGGTGGCGTTCATTTTCGCGGTGCGGATCGCCAGGCAGACGATGCGCACCAACCGGGGTGGCGACGTGGGACTGTTCGGCACGCGCGAACTCAGCTCGGCCGAACACCGGGAAATTGCTGAGACGTATGCGGCGCAAGGTAACTGGGCTGCGGCCATCCGGCACCGGCTTCGTGCGGTGGCCCGCCACCTGGAGGAGACCGGTCTGCTCAACGCTGTCCCCGGCCGTACCGCCAACGAACTCGCCGCGGATGCCGGCCAGCTGCTGCCGGCGTTCGACGGTGACTTACGCCGGGCGGCAACGGTGTTCAACGATGTCACCTACGGCGAACAGCCGGGAACCGAACCGAACTACCGGATGGTTGCCGTCCTCGACGACGCCCTACGCCGGCATGCAAACCCGGCCGGTTCCGATGTCGATGCTCCCGTCGTCGCCGACACCTGGGTTCCGCTGCGGTGAGCGCCACCCTCGGCCGGCGGTGGCGCACCGGGCGCTGGATTGCTCTGGCGCTGATTGTGATCTCGGCGATCGCGGCGGTCAGCGCGTTCCTCACCGCACCTCGACCGGGCGGCCGGATGGATCCGGACTCGACCAGCCCCGACGGCGCGCACGCCCTGGTCACCCTGCTGCGCGACCGCGGTGTCGACGTTGTCGTCGCCGGGAGCGTGGCGGATGTCGAGAAAGCCGCCCGTCCGGACACCCTGCTGCTGGCGGCCGAGACCTACAACACCCGCGGCGAGGATCTGCTGGCCAGGCTGGCGGATGTCCCCGGCGACCGCTTGCTGCTGGAACCCACCTCGCGAGCGCGGCAGGCGCTGGCCGCCGACATCCGACTCGGCGGCGCCAGCATGCTGACCTCCGAGCCCGATTGCGATCTGCGCGAGGCGAACCGCGCCGGAACCGTCCAATTGGGCGCCACCGACACCTATGAGAAAGCCGGCGCCGTCGACGTGACTCGCTGTTACGGCGGCGCGGTGGTGCGCTATCAGGACGGCGGCCGCACCGTGACCGTGGTCGGTAGCGCGGACTTCATGACAAACGGCGGCCTACTCAGCGAGGGCAACGCCGCGCTGGCGTTGAATCTGGCCGGTGACCGGCCCCGCCTCATCTGGTATGCGCCGCAGAAGCCGGAAGGTGAAGGGGCAGAAGGATCGTCGCTGACGGATCTGATGCCCGACGCGGTCAACTGGCTCGTCTGGCAGCTGTGCCTGGTGGTGGTGCTGCTGGCCGTCTGGCAGGGCCGGCGGTTGGGGCCGCTGGTCGCCGAGAAACTGCCTGTGGTGGTGCGGGCCTCCGAGACAGTCGAGGGTCGCGCTCGGCTCTACCGGTCGCGCCGAGCCCGCGGACAAGCCGCCGAGGCCCTGCGTACCGCGACGCTGCAGCGGCTGTCCCCGCGGCTCGGCCTGGGCCCCAACGCCTCTCCCGCGGCGGTGACATCTGCGGTTTCGCAGCGCTACGCCGGGGACCCGACCGCCGTGCAGCATCTGCTGTTCGGGCCGCCCCCGTCGACCGATACCGATTTGCTCCAACTAGCCCATGCACTCGACGACATCGAAAGGCAGGTCACGACGTCGTGACGAATTTTGCCCAGCCTCCCACACCCATCGCCGAGCATGACGCCGCGCGCAGCGCCCTGCTCGCCCTGCGCGGCGAGATCGCCAAAGCCGTGGTCGGGCAGGACGCCGTGGTGAGCGGGCTGGTGATCGCCCTATTGTGCCGCGGACACGTTCTCCTGGAGGGTGTTCCGGGGGTGGCGAAGACACTGCTGGTTCGGGCGATGTCGGCCGCGCTGCAACTGGACTTCAAGCGCGTGCAGTTCACGCCGGATCTGATGCCGGGTGATGTCACCGGGTCGCTGGTCTATGACGCCAAGACCGCGGCGTTCGTATTCCACGAAGGGCCGGTGTTCACCAACCTCATGCTGGCCGACGAGATCAACCGGACCCCGCCGAAAACCCAAGCGGCACTGCTGGAAGCGATGGAGGAGCGTCAGGTCAGCGTCGACGGTGAGCCGCGTGCACTGCCGGACCCGTTCATCGTGGCCGCCACCCAGAACCCGATCGAGTACGAGGGCACCTATCAGTTGCCCGAGGCGCAGCTCGACCGGTTCCTGCTGAAGCTGAATGTCCCGCTGCCGCCGCGCGATCAGGAGATCGCGATCCTGTCCCGGCATGCGAACGGATTCGATCCGCGCGACCTGAGCGCCATCCGCCCGGTGGCCGGCACCGCCGAACTTGCCGCAGGCCGCGAAGCGGTGAAGCGGGTGCTGATCGCCGACGAAGTGTTGGCCTACATCGTCGACATCGTCGGCGCCACCAGGAACTCCCCATCGCTGCAGCTGGGCGTGTCACCGCGCGGTGCGACCGCTCTGTTGGGCACGGCACGGTCCTGGGCATGGTTGTCCGGGCGCGGTTACGTCACCCCCGACGACGTCAAGGCGATGGCCCGGCCGACGCTGCGCCACCGCATCGCGCTGCGCCCCGAGGCCGAACTCGAAGGTGCCAACCCCGACGGCGTACTGGACGGCATCCTGGCCGCGGTGCCGGTGCCGCGCTAGTGATCCTCACCGGACGCGCCGGCCTGATCGCGCTGCTGGGTGCCCTTCCGATCACGCTGTCACCCTGGCCGGCAGCGACATTCGTCGTCACGCTGCTGGTGCTGCTGTTTATCGTGGCCCTCGACATGACGCTGGCCGGAAGTCCGCAGGCACTGCACCTGACCCGCGTGCCCGATATCTCAGCGCGGTTGGGGCAGAGGGTGGATGCTGTGGTGCACGTTCACAACACCGGGCGTCGCCGGTTCCGCGGTGCGGCGCGGGATGCCTGGCCGCCCAGCGCCTGCGCCGAACCCCGCGCGCATCCGCTGTCGCTGCGAGCATCCGAAACCGGGACTGTCACAAGTGTTTTACACCCCGTTCGCCGCGGCGATCTGCGGTCGGAGGTGGTGACGCTCCGCTCGATCGGGCCGCTGGGTGTCGCCGGGCGGCAGCGGTCCCATCCGGTCGCGGGGCGGGTGCGGATCCTGCCGCCGTTCCTGTCGCGCAAGCATCTGCCGTCTCGGCTGGCCCGGTTACGGGAGATCGACGGGCTTCTGCCGGTGCTGATCCGCGGCCAGGGCACCGAATTCGATTCGCTCCGCGAATATGTCGTCGGCGATGACGTCCGATCGATCGACTGGCGCGCCACCGCGCGCCGAGCCGACGTGGTGGTGCGCACCTGGCGCCCCGAACGCGACCGGCGTGTGGTGATCGTGCTCGACACCGGTCGCACGTCGGCCGGTCGCGTCGGTGTGGATCCCACCGCCCGGGACCCGGGCGGCTGGCCACGGCTGGACTGGTCGATGGACGCCGCGCTGCTGCTGGGCGCGCTTGCATCCCGCGCCGGCGACCACGTCGACTTCCTCGCGCACGACCGACTCACCCGCGCAGCGGTTTTCGGCGCCTCCCGCACCGAGTTGCTGGCCCACCTGGTGGAGGCGATGGCGCCGCTGGAGCCGGCGCTGATCGAATCGGATGCGACCGCGATGGTGGCCGCCGTCCAGCGCCGGGTGCGCCGTCGGGCGCTGGTGGTGCTGCTGACCGACCTGAACTCCTCTGCGCTCGACGAGGGGCTGCTGCCGGTGCTCCCGCGGTTGTCGGCCAAGCATCAGGTGATCGTTGCCGCAGTGTCGGATCCGCGGGTCGACGAGCTGGCTGCCGGCCGCGCCGACGCTGCCCAGGTCTACGACGCGGCGGCCGCCGAACGGGCCCGCAACGACCGGCGCAGCATCGCCAGCCGGCTGCGGCACAGCGGTGTCGAGGTGGTCGACGCGTCGCCGGAGGATCTCGCGCCGGCCCTGGCCGACCGCTACCTGTCGATGAAGGCCACCGGCCGCTTGTAGGTCAGCCGGTGGGCACCACGTCGGGGGCGTCCTCGATGTCGCCGGTTTCTCCGGCGCGGCCGGCTTTGCGGCCGAAGTAGATGACATACGCCAGGAACCCGGCCTCGGCGGCCACCCCGATACCGATGCGGACGTACGTCGGCAGCTGGGACGGCGTCACCAGCGCCTCGATCAGCCCCGAGACCAACAGCACACCGGCGAGCCCGACCGCCGCCGCGACCACCGCACGGCCCTGCTCAGCGAGCGCCTGTCCGCGTGGACGGTCGCCCGGCGAGACGACCGTCCATCCCAGCCGCATGCCGACCGCTCCCGCCAGGAAAACCGCCGTCAGTTCGAGCAGCCCGTGCGGGACGAGCAGCCCGAACAACACATCGGCCTTGCCCGCGTGGATCATCAATCCGCCCACGACACCGAGATTGGCCGCGTTCTGGAAGATCACCCACGGGATCGGGATGCCCAGCAGAATCGCAAACCCGATGCACTGCGCAGCCACCCAGGAGTTGTTCACCCACACCCGCAACGCGAACGAGCCTGCCGGATTCTCGCTGTAGTACGAGGCGAAGTCGTGGTTGATCAGATGTTCGATCTCCTGCGGCGTGCTCAGCGCCGACTGCACCTCCGGGCTGCCACCCACCCAGATCCCGATGACAATCGCCACCGCGAAGAACGCAACGGCCGTCGCCAGCCACCAGCGCCAGGCGCGGTAGGCCACCACCGGGAACGACACCGTCCAGAACCGGGCGAACTCATGCCACATCGGTGCGTGCGCACCGGTGACGGCCGCGCGGGCCCGCGCCACCAGGCTGGAGAGTCGCCCCACCAGAACCGAGTCCGACGAGGCCGAACGCACCATCGACAGATGCGTCGAGACCCGCTGGTAGAGCTCGACGAGTTCGTCCACTTCCGGCCCGGAAAGGCGGCGGCGGCGCTTGACCAGCTGCTCGAGCCGGGTCCAGGTGTCCTGGTGGGCCAGCACGAAGGCGTCGACATCCACCCGGCCGACACTAGTACCGTTAACCGTTATGGTGCCCGAGACGGTGGTGACCGGGGACGCCGTCGTCCTCGACGTCCAGATCGCCCAGCTGCCGGTGCGGGCCGTCGGCGCCCTGATCGACATCGCGGTCATCCTGGTCGGCTACATCATCGGTGTGCTGCTGTGGGCCACCACGATCACCCAGTTCGACGAGGCGCTGTCCGCCGCGGTTCTGATCATCTTCACGGTGCTGGTGATGGTCGGCTATCCGGTCGTCTTCGAGACGGCCACGCGGGGAAGGACACTCGGCAAGATCGCGATGGGCCTTCGGGTGGTGTCCGACGACGGCGGCCCGGAACGCTTTCGCCAGGCCCTGTTTCGGGCATTGGCGGGTTTCGTGGAGATCTGGATGTTCATGGGCGGACCCGCGGTGATCTGCAGCCTGGTCTCACCACGGGGCAAACGCATCGGTGACATCTTCGCCGGCACCGTCGTGATCAGTGAACGCGGCCCGAAGACGCCGCCCCCGCCAGCGATGCCGCCGTCGCTGGCGTGGTGGGCGGCCTCGTTGGAACTGTCCGCGCTGGGCCCCGACCAGGCTGAGTTGGCGCGCCAATTCCTGGCTCGCGCACCAGAATTGGATCCCTACGTGCGTGACGATATGGCGTTCCGCATCGCGGTCGACGTGGTCGGCCGCATTTCGCCTCTGCCGCCACCGGGCACGCCGCCGCACTACGTGCTGGCCGCCGTGCTCGCCGAGCGGCACCGCCGCGAGCTGGCCCGGCTCCGCCCGCCGGAACCCGTCCCGCAGTATCCGGCCGGGCCGCCGCGGTATCCGGCGGGGCCGCCGTCATATCCGCTCGCCCAGCCGCCGGGGCCGGTGCCGTCGGCGCCCCCGCCGTCTACCGACGGGTTCGTACCGCCCAGCTAGCGCAGGCGCACACCGGCCACTATCAACGCAGAACCGGCCAGTGCCGCGACGGTCACGGCACCCCGTTTTTCGCGGTCAGCGCCGCGTTCAAACTGGCCCATGGTGTGAGCCCCTGAGCTTTTCGGGCTAGGAGAACGTAGCGGACAGGATGGCGATGTCGATGATCAGCAGCACCCATGCGACGACGGGAACCACCCAGCCGCGTGGATGTTTCGCCGTGAAGATGGTGATCACGACAGCCAGGACGGCGATCGCCGGCGCTCCGTAGGTGAGCAGCCCGTAGACGAAGCCGCTCGGTTTCGGGCAATTGGGATTGCTGCACGCAGCGGTCCCCATCACCGCGCCCATGGCGAACAACTGAACAACCCCCGCGCCCACAAGGGTGGACAGCGCCAACAGCCAGTTGGTCCAGAGCCGCGCCCGCGGCGCCTTCTCGGGGTGGGTTTCGGCGGCGTTCGATGCGCTCATGGACGTCGGCTACCCCAACCGGACAACCGGCACACGTCGTGGCGCTACGCAGCCGGCGCCGGTGGCAGTTCCCGGTCCCGTCGAGCCGCGATCACGCTGGCTATTGACGTGACGCCGATGGTCAGCAGCGCGCCGAGCATCAACGCCGAAGGTTCGCCCGCGGTCAGCAGACCCTTCTGGGTGCCGAGAGTGGCCGCGGCGACCGGCACTCCGAGCTGGGCGGCGGCCAGCGCGGCCAGCGCCAAGGGCTGCCCGGTCAGCCGCGCGGCGCAGTGCGCCAGTACCGCGCCGACGCCCAGGCAGATTCCCAGCAGGATGTAGGCCGGATGGTCGCCGAGTTCACGTACCTGCAGCGAGGCGCCGAGCCACACGAAGAACAGCGGGCTGAACAAACCTTCGGTGATGCCGAACAACTGGCGCGCCAGCCGCCTCGGTTCGCCCGCAGCCTTGACCGCCAGGCCCAGCGCGAAGCCGGCCAACATGATCGATACGTGAGTGGTGATCGCCAGAGTGGCGAGCGCGAAGAGCACGAGCAAACTGATGCGCAACTCGAGGGCGAAGTTGTTGCGCTCGGAGAAGTGGTGTAGCCGCCTGCGCCAACCTCGCCGGTCGGACACCCACAGCCCCAGGAACACCAGGCCGGCACAGAACGCGATCAGCAGCGCGCCGAAGGCCGCGGTCAACGCGCGATCGGGGTCGATCACCAACGGCAGCAACACGATCGACGTGGCATCTGCGATCGCGATCTGTGCGGTGACCGCCTGCACCGCGGCCCCGCCGAGGCCGAGTTGCTGGATGACCGGCAGGGCCAGAGCCGCCGACGACGACGCCATCAACACCGCGTACACCGCCGTGTGGCCGGTCTGGAACACCGCGGCCAACCCGACAGCCACACCGGTCGCGACGGCGCCGACGAGAACCGCCCGAACGACCGCCATGGGAATCGAGGAGCGCAGGGTGGCGTCCCGGATCGGCACATGCGTACCCACCACGAACATCACCAACGCGAATCCGATGTCGGCCAGCAGGCTGAACGTTTTGTCGCCGGGGTCAACGAGGCCGAAACCTGTTCTGCCGATGAGCAATCCGACCGCGAGTTCCCCGATGACAACTGGGATGCGCAGCCTCGGCACCGACGCCAGCAGGGGACCGGCCATGCCGACGACTGCGACCAGCGCCAGGGTGGAGAAGCCGAAGCTCACGCCTTGGGCACCCACGACACGAGCCGGCACGGAATCGCGGTGTCCTCATCGGTCAGGTAGCTTGCGCACACCCGGTGATACCCGTCGGCGATCTGCAGCGCGTCGGCCGGGGTGCCTCGCACCAGCAGGATGGGCGACAGCTTCTTACCGTGCCCGATCTTGTTCACGTCGGAGCGCACGTGCGGGTTGTCGGGCGGCAGCAGGGCCAGTCGGGCGGCACGCAGGATGTCTTTGGCCTCGCGATACACCGGCTTCGCCGATTTCAGTGCGTTGACCGTGGCTGTCACGGTGGCTTCTTCGGCGAGCATGCTCAAATAGTCCGCCGCAGCGTCATAGTCGTGATCTTCCGGGTCGTCCAGCCATTTCACCGCCATGGTGTGCTG
Coding sequences within:
- a CDS encoding DUF4129 domain-containing protein, which produces MSVIDIDREAAHDAAQRELAKPIYPKESLTDRLNEWLQELLYRLIAKGSSIPGGWLTIAVLAIVVLVAFIFAVRIARQTMRTNRGGDVGLFGTRELSSAEHREIAETYAAQGNWAAAIRHRLRAVARHLEETGLLNAVPGRTANELAADAGQLLPAFDGDLRRAATVFNDVTYGEQPGTEPNYRMVAVLDDALRRHANPAGSDVDAPVVADTWVPLR
- a CDS encoding DUF4350 domain-containing protein, which translates into the protein MSATLGRRWRTGRWIALALIVISAIAAVSAFLTAPRPGGRMDPDSTSPDGAHALVTLLRDRGVDVVVAGSVADVEKAARPDTLLLAAETYNTRGEDLLARLADVPGDRLLLEPTSRARQALAADIRLGGASMLTSEPDCDLREANRAGTVQLGATDTYEKAGAVDVTRCYGGAVVRYQDGGRTVTVVGSADFMTNGGLLSEGNAALALNLAGDRPRLIWYAPQKPEGEGAEGSSLTDLMPDAVNWLVWQLCLVVVLLAVWQGRRLGPLVAEKLPVVVRASETVEGRARLYRSRRARGQAAEALRTATLQRLSPRLGLGPNASPAAVTSAVSQRYAGDPTAVQHLLFGPPPSTDTDLLQLAHALDDIERQVTTS
- a CDS encoding AAA family ATPase, which translates into the protein MTNFAQPPTPIAEHDAARSALLALRGEIAKAVVGQDAVVSGLVIALLCRGHVLLEGVPGVAKTLLVRAMSAALQLDFKRVQFTPDLMPGDVTGSLVYDAKTAAFVFHEGPVFTNLMLADEINRTPPKTQAALLEAMEERQVSVDGEPRALPDPFIVAATQNPIEYEGTYQLPEAQLDRFLLKLNVPLPPRDQEIAILSRHANGFDPRDLSAIRPVAGTAELAAGREAVKRVLIADEVLAYIVDIVGATRNSPSLQLGVSPRGATALLGTARSWAWLSGRGYVTPDDVKAMARPTLRHRIALRPEAELEGANPDGVLDGILAAVPVPR
- a CDS encoding DUF58 domain-containing protein, whose protein sequence is MILTGRAGLIALLGALPITLSPWPAATFVVTLLVLLFIVALDMTLAGSPQALHLTRVPDISARLGQRVDAVVHVHNTGRRRFRGAARDAWPPSACAEPRAHPLSLRASETGTVTSVLHPVRRGDLRSEVVTLRSIGPLGVAGRQRSHPVAGRVRILPPFLSRKHLPSRLARLREIDGLLPVLIRGQGTEFDSLREYVVGDDVRSIDWRATARRADVVVRTWRPERDRRVVIVLDTGRTSAGRVGVDPTARDPGGWPRLDWSMDAALLLGALASRAGDHVDFLAHDRLTRAAVFGASRTELLAHLVEAMAPLEPALIESDATAMVAAVQRRVRRRALVVLLTDLNSSALDEGLLPVLPRLSAKHQVIVAAVSDPRVDELAAGRADAAQVYDAAAAERARNDRRSIASRLRHSGVEVVDASPEDLAPALADRYLSMKATGRL
- a CDS encoding stage II sporulation protein M, with the protein product MDVDAFVLAHQDTWTRLEQLVKRRRRLSGPEVDELVELYQRVSTHLSMVRSASSDSVLVGRLSSLVARARAAVTGAHAPMWHEFARFWTVSFPVVAYRAWRWWLATAVAFFAVAIVIGIWVGGSPEVQSALSTPQEIEHLINHDFASYYSENPAGSFALRVWVNNSWVAAQCIGFAILLGIPIPWVIFQNAANLGVVGGLMIHAGKADVLFGLLVPHGLLELTAVFLAGAVGMRLGWTVVSPGDRPRGQALAEQGRAVVAAAVGLAGVLLVSGLIEALVTPSQLPTYVRIGIGVAAEAGFLAYVIYFGRKAGRAGETGDIEDAPDVVPTG
- a CDS encoding RDD family protein, which gives rise to MVPETVVTGDAVVLDVQIAQLPVRAVGALIDIAVILVGYIIGVLLWATTITQFDEALSAAVLIIFTVLVMVGYPVVFETATRGRTLGKIAMGLRVVSDDGGPERFRQALFRALAGFVEIWMFMGGPAVICSLVSPRGKRIGDIFAGTVVISERGPKTPPPPAMPPSLAWWAASLELSALGPDQAELARQFLARAPELDPYVRDDMAFRIAVDVVGRISPLPPPGTPPHYVLAAVLAERHRRELARLRPPEPVPQYPAGPPRYPAGPPSYPLAQPPGPVPSAPPPSTDGFVPPS
- a CDS encoding cation:proton antiporter, with product MAGPLLASVPRLRIPVVIGELAVGLLIGRTGFGLVDPGDKTFSLLADIGFALVMFVVGTHVPIRDATLRSSIPMAVVRAVLVGAVATGVAVGLAAVFQTGHTAVYAVLMASSSAALALPVIQQLGLGGAAVQAVTAQIAIADATSIVLLPLVIDPDRALTAAFGALLIAFCAGLVFLGLWVSDRRGWRRRLHHFSERNNFALELRISLLVLFALATLAITTHVSIMLAGFALGLAVKAAGEPRRLARQLFGITEGLFSPLFFVWLGASLQVRELGDHPAYILLGICLGVGAVLAHCAARLTGQPLALAALAAAQLGVPVAAATLGTQKGLLTAGEPSALMLGALLTIGVTSIASVIAARRDRELPPAPAA